A segment of the Cenarchaeum symbiosum A genome:
GCGGCATATAGCCACCAAGATAGACGGCGAGACGCCCCTTGTGGAGCGGCAGGCGATCATAGCAGAGATGGAGAGCAGGGCAGGTGCCCCGCCGGGTTGAGGCATGCGGGGCAATGCGCCCCGGAATGCTTTATAACATGCAGGCGGAGCAGACGGGCCATGGGCCTATTCGGAAAGGGCAAAAAGAAGGACGAGAACAAGACAAAGTGCGACGTATGCGGCAACGAACTGTACTATCCGGAGAGGCTGGAGCGGCACATGAAAAAGGCGCACGGCAACGTGCCAGAAAAGAAGATGGACCCAAAAGAGTCGTCCGACGGGATGTGGTAGACGGTGGAGCTTAGCGACGGACAAAAATACGGCGCAATATTTGGCGGCGCAATAGTTGCTGCTGGGCTCATACTGGCCACCGTGGTCTTTCCCTTTTGGAACCTCATACGCGAGGACGTCTTTGAGGAGGTGGTCATACTTACCAACACTGACGGGACATGCTATGTAGAGACAGAAGACATGGTCCCAAAGACCATCGAGGACTGCGCGGCGCAGCCGGGTGACACGGTCATGATAAAGTTCGGCAGGGACCTTGCGTGGGCCGCCATAGTCGAGCCCGGGGACGGGTGAGATATACTGGGCGCCGTGCGTGACGCCGACTGTGTATTCTGCAAGATAGCATCAGGCGAGCTGCCGGCCAGGATCATATCCGAGACCGGCAATACGATTGCGTTCATGGATGCCTTTCCCGTGGCGCGCGGCCACTCGCTTGTCATACCCAAGGGCCATTACGAGAGAATGCAGGAGATCCCAGAATCCGAGAACGCCGACTTATTCGAGGTCGTAAGAAGGGTGGTTGCCCGGGTGGACGAAATGGGCGGGTCCACCCTTGTAGCCCTGCACAACGGCCGGGGCAGCGGCCAGGAGGTCCCGCACGCGCACGTCCATCTCATACCGCGCAGCGAAGGCGACGGCGCGGGGCCCGTCCACAGCATGTTCGGCGGGGCCATACAGCTGGGAACAGACGAGACGTTTGAGATCTACGACCGCCTAAAGGGATAGCTACAGCGGGTACAGCCTCTCGTCTGTATCCTTGTTCTCCACTATTATGGCCTTGGTGGGGCAGGTCTCGGCTGCGTTCATTATCTTGTTGAGCCCCGCCCCTTTTCTGTTTATCACCCTTGACTTTGGGTTCATGTTTGTATCCCTGTCCACGCGGAAGACGTCCGGTGCTATGGTCTCGCAGCTCTGGCATCCTATGCACAGGGAGGGCTCTACCTCGACGTGCAAGTCGGGCTGCTTTTTGGGCTCTTTTGCCTTTTCAAACTCGCCGTTTCTGCCGTCTGCGTTTATGGTATTTTCATAATCCTTCCAAAAGTTTCTCTCGTATTCCTTCCAAAAGTCCGGGTTCTCCTCCTCTATGTCCCGCGTATGCTTGGACCAGTCCTGTTCCGGCGGGCCGTCCTGGCCCGGCGGCGGCCCCCAGTTGCGGGCGGAACCCGCCGCGGGGCCCTGGCGGGCTGCAGGCCTGGATGCAGGCCGCGGATTTCTCTGCTCCTCCCTGAGTATGCTGTATGCCTCGTTTATCTCCTGGAACAGCGATCCGTCGCCGCTCCTGTCAGGGTGCTTTTCGAGCGCCTGCCTCCTGTAGGCTGCCTTGATCTCATCAAAGCCTGCGTCGTCTCCTACTCCCAGAATCCGGCGGGCCTTGTGCGGGTCCAACACTACCCCTGATATTCCGCAGCTTAAAAACATGCAGCCCGCGGGGCCGTCCCGCGGATCCTGCAGCAGGATACAATGCTTCATGGCAGGCGATCCCGGCGATGGCAAGCGCAAGGTTAATTATTCCACAAAGGGCCGGATCGGCATGAGCAAGCCCTCGGAGCTAGGCTCGCTGAAGATTGGCTCCTATATACTGCTGCCGGTAGGCGACCAGGCGACGGGGGAGCCGTGCCGGATATCCGAGTATGATACAAGCAAGCCGGGCAAGCACGGCGCGGCAAAGGCGAGAATAGTGGGCGTGGGCGTCTTTGACGGCCAGAAGCGGCCCCATGTGGGCCCCGTCAGCATGCAGGTGCACGTACCACTCATCGACAAGAGGACCGGCCAGGTGATCTCCATAATCGGGGAGACGATCCAGATAATGGACTCGGAGACCTTTGAGACAGTCGACATAGTCATGATAGACGAGGAGGTCCAGGGCAGGATAGAGAACGGCCAGAATGTAGAGTACTGGCTGGTCATGGACAAGACCAAAATAATGCGCATAAAGAACTAGGCCGGGCGCCTGTGATGTCTGGAAAAGCCGTCTGATGCGTGATGAGGGTTATGAGTGATGAGTCGCCTTTTGATATACGCGGGGCCCTGCCTTGAGGCTTGCCGCCCTGTTCTCTGGAGGCAAGGACAGCGCCTATTCCGCATACAGGGCCATACAGGAGGGGCATACAGTGGCCTGCCTGGTCTCTGCGGCGCCTGTTTCGCCTGACAGCATGCTGTTTCACGCGCCAAACACGCACATCACAGGCCTGCAGGCCATCTCCATGGGGATCCCCCGGATATGCGCCCGGTCGGGCCCATCTGACGCGGATTCCGAGGAGAAACTGCTAGCAGAATCACTCTTGTTTGCAAGGGACGAGTACCGCATACAGGGGGTGGTGCACGGCGGGCTGTCCAGCGCATTCCAAAAGAGGCACTTTGAGGGCGCGTGCGGCTCGGCCGGCCTGGAGGCTGTAGCCCCGCTCTGGGGCCTTGAGCCCGGGCAGTACATGCGGAGCCTGGTTGACGACGGCTTTCGGTTTATAATAACGGCGGTCTCGGCGGGCGGCCTTGGTGCACGGTGGCTTGGCAGGGAGATAGGCAGGCGGGAGATAGACGAGCTTGGGCGGATATCAGCCCGGCACGGCCTAGGCCTTGCATTCGAGGGCGGCGAGGCAGAGACTTTGGTGGTGGACTGCCCGCTGTTTTCGCGCGAAATACGCATACTCCGGTCCCGGGGCTCCTGGGACGGCTGCAGGGGAATATTTGAAATAGAGGCAGCCGGACTCTCACGGCATGCTCGACGGCCTCAAGACCAACCTCCGGTCGGCAATAAAAAAGATAGTCAGCTCGCAGGGGGTCGACGAAAAGCTGATACACGAGCTGGCGCTCGACGTCCAGAGGGCGCTGATACGCTCTGACGTGGACGTCCGGCTGGTCAAGGAGATTGCGGGCAGGCTCGAGGAGAGGTGCGTGGGGGAGGTGCCCCCGCCGGGCCTCTCCAGGAAGGACCACATAGTAAAGATACTCTACGACGAGCTTGCAAAGCTGCTCGGGGGCGAATCCGAGTTCTCGTTCAAGCCGGGTCGCACAAACAAGGTTCTCATGCTGGGGATACAGGGCAGCGGCAAGAGCACCATCACGGCGAAGCTTGCAAAGCTGCTGACCCGGCAGGGATACAAGACCGGCGTTGTTGGCGCCGACACGTACAGGCCGGGCGCGCTTGTGCAGCTCCGGACCATGTGCGAGAGGTCCAATGTTGAGGTCTACGGAGAAGAGGGCGAATCCGACGCGCCAGCGGTAGTGCGGCGGGGGCTGCGGCACTTTGGGGATTCATGCGATGTCATACTGGTCGATACAGCCGGCAGGCACAAGGAAGAGGGCGAGCTGCTCGACGAGATGAAGAGGATAGGCAAGGCCGCCGAGCCCGACCTGGCGCTCCTTGTAATCGACGGGACTATCGGCAACCGCTGCTATGCCCAGGCCGAGGCGTTCCACAAGACTGTCCCCGTCGGGGGCATAGTGGTGACAAAGCTTGACAGCTCCGCCAAGGGCGGGGGCGCCATAGCCGCCTCTGCGGCAACTGGCTCGAGCGTCATGTACATAGGGACCGGCGAGCGCATCGACGACATAGAGCAGTTTTCTTCTACCAGGTTTGTCGGCAGATTGCTCGGCATGGGGGACGTCCGGGCGGTGCTCGAGCTCGCAAAAAGGCTCGAGGACGGGGACCAGGACCGCCTCAAGAGGATCAGCAGCGGCAAGATGACCATGGATGATTTTTACCAGCAGCTCGGCGAGGTGGCCGGCGCAGGATCCCTCCAGGGATTGCTCGAGAACATGCCGGGCTTTTCCGGCTCTGTCCAGACGGGCAAGATAGAGCAGCTCGAGGGCCGGATAGAAAGGTGGAGGTACATCATACAGAGCATGACCCAGGCGGAGAAGGCCGACCCCGACCTGCTCAACGCATCCCGGATAAAGAGGATAGCGCGGGGCTCGGGGTGGCCCGAGCACGATGTAAAGGAGCTGCGCAAGGGGTACAACAACTCAAAGGGCATGATAAAGGCCTCCAAGGGGAGGCAGATGCAGGGCATGCTCAGGCGCATGGGGCTGGGCTGAGCCCTGCGGGCTCGAAACGGGACCCGGGATGCCGGGGAGATGCGGCCTGAGCGCGGGTATGTCCTGTGTGATCCGTGCCTTGGAAGGCTGTTCGGGTCGGGCAACATACTGCACTGTGAAAAGCGGGGGCGCATCATCCGCGGCAAGGGGCGGGACCGGCCGTCGGAATGCCACATCTGCAAAGGACTGTGCCCGTCACTTGAGGAATCGTGCGGGCCGTCGCTCTGGGGTGCGGCAGCATATGAATTTGAGACGTTTGTAGTCGGCGTGCGCCTAAAATCGTCGATGGCAGAAAGGGATGACGAGGTCCGCTCGCGGTGCAGGCTGGCAGGAGCTGCGGCACTCCGGGCGTACGTGGCCGCCATGCTCTCATCGTATCTTGGGGCGATGACCGGGGCTTCGGTGGACCATGGGGCGCCAGAGCTCTCCATAACTGCAGACCTGCGGGATAATACCGCCGAGTTCCATCCGCGGCCGGTGGTACTCTCCGGCAGGTACACAAAGTCCGTGCGGGGGCTATCCCAGAAGGGCGCGCCATGCGGCGGGTGCGCGGGCGAGGGCTGCACATCGTGCGGGATGCTGGGCGTGGATACCGGGGGGAGCGTCGAGGGCGTGATATCCGGGCATGCATGCGGCACCTATTCTGCGCGCCGCGCGTCGTTTACGTGGGTTGGCGGCGAGGACCAGGAGAGCCTCGTGGGCGGCAGGGGCAGGCCGTTTGTGGCGCAGCTTGTGCAGCCGCACAGGAGGGGCCTTGTGCACCCTGCCACTGTGCGCCTCGGAGGGGTGGTATTGCACGGCCTGCGGGAGGTGCGCTCCATGCCGCAGCTCCCCGTGCGGTTCCGCTCAAAGGTGAGGCTTGCAGTATCTGCAAAAGGGGAAATATCCGACGATACACTGGGCAGGCTTGCAGATCTCGGGGGCAGCACGCTGGCAGTCTACGAGGGCAGGCGGCGCGTAGAGAGGGCCATACACTCGGCCAGCCACTCGAGGACCGGCCCCGGGTCGTTTGAGCTGCACATGGAGGTAGACGGGGGCGTCCCGTTCAAGAGGTTCGTCAGCGGCGAGACCGTCTTTCCCAACCTGTCCGACCTGCTTGGCACCGTCTGCTCCTGCGGGGGGTTTGACTTTGAGGAGATAACAGTCGAGCGGGGGGGCCATCCGGGCGCCCGGGGAGGGACCCGCAGGCGCCCCCGAAAGGGGCCTGCGCGCCCGGCAGGCGGCCGGGACCGGCCCCGTAAAACTTGAAATAAGTCGGGCCCGGGGGCGGTGCATGCCTCAGAGAAAGAAGGGAAAGCACGTCAGGCGTGCCGACAGCCACGCCACGCGCCGCAAGGAAAAGTCGTCCAAGAGGGGCAAGCCCCGCGGATAGGCGCCGCGGCCGGGCGCCCCGGATCGCGCAGCCTGTGTCTCCGCGGAGGATCTCTTGCCGGCCACCGCGCTTGGGGGCCCTGCGCCAACGTATTTTACTTCAGGGATCAGAGCCGCCGCATTGGATCCGCTCTCCAAGATTGAAGAGGCATCCGGCCGGGGGCTCATACCGGATAGTATGGCGGAGCTGGTCCGGAAGCGCTTTTCACTTGCCGTCTCCGGGATAGGCCGCATCGAGCGCGCCTCGGGGATAGACTATCCTGCTGCGTATGTGGATCCCTCCATACTGGTATCCGTGCAGGACCCCGGCTCGTTTGAATACGGGATACTCTTTGCAAGGACGCTGCCGCTTGTGCGCGAGGGCAGGCTGCAGGTGGTGATACAGGTGTGCGCCCCGCTGATAGCCTATGGACTCAAGGGGACGGTCCACGCGATACTGGCGCACGAGTTTTTGCACTATCTGGAACTGATACACAGGGCATCGGGCGCCATTACATCCGACGAGACCTCGGGGAACATACGGGATAGCGTATACGCCGACGGCACGCGCGTGCTAGAACCGGGCGCCGTATTCTCCGACAGGACTCTCGTATCCCACATAACAAAGAGGTTCCCCGCGGGATTCCGGGATGCTAGGCTCGAGGCCAAGACCATAACCAACTGGATAGATGCGGGGCTGCCACGCACGGGCGTGGACCTCGGGGGCAACACTGCCGTGCTCCCGGCGGGGGGCTTGGCGGGCCTGCGCCTCGAGACGGGGCTGGCGGAGCGGCTAAAGATAATGGCAGAAAAGAGCTCTCGCATGCGCGGCAGGATGGCCAGGGCCGCCTCTGGCATCTGACTATTTACTGGTTGAACTCTGTAAGCCCGCACTTGCCGCAGGAGCGCCTGTCCTTGTGCTGTGCCATGAAGAAGCCCTTGCCGCATCTCGAGCAAATGTGCCGGAGCTTTACGGTCTTGCCGTCCTCTATCTTGTAGAACCTGTGGACGCCACCTTCCTTTTTGTCTGCCATCAGGAGCCCTCCTTGGCCTCTGCGGGATTCTCTGCCGGCTTTTCATCCTTGGCCTCTGCAGCTTCTGCGGGCTTGTCGGCGCCCTCGTCTGCCTTGGCCTCTGCAGCCTCGGCAGGTTTCTCCGCGGCTTCCTCTGCGGGCTTTTCCGCGGCCTTTGCCTCCTCGATCTTCTTTTTGGCCTTGTCAAGCCTGGCAAAGACGGCCGAGCTGACGTGGGATCTTGCCAGCGCCTCGTCGTCGTATACATAGAAAGTGCCGGTCACCATGGTCTTGCCTACATGGTTCTTGAGATTCATGGGTATGACCAGTTTTCCGCCCAGGCCAAGCTCGCTGGTTACAGCGTCCACTGCCCCGAGCTTGTCCAGCTTGCCTGCCAGCCCCAGGAAGTTGCACGTGATCTCCCTTCTAGAGAGAAACTTTGACTCTGTATCGCTTACGGTCTCTACCATTCCCATGGTCGGGGATCCCCGGCGCTGTTCATATAAACCTTGAAAGGAGAATCCGGGGCACAGAAAGGCAGGGGCCGCATCCGCGGGTTCCTGCACCGGCGGCAGATGCCATTTGCAGCCTGCCATGATGATCCGGCCGGATGCGTGCGCGTCCTCCCTGGCCAAGGCGCAGATCCCTGATGCTATGACCGCCCATTATCACGGGGGCACAAACAGATGATCACGCGTTTCATGCTGTACAGGACAGGCCGCCTCTGCAGCGCATGCATTTTTTGGACACCCGCCACTATAGAATCAGAGGCCGCCGGCTCCCGCCTGTCCGGGGAAATGCCACCGCATAATCTTGGGGCACCGTGCGGTTGTTTGCAGGCTTTGGCTGTTCCAAAGAACAGGTGACAGGGCAGACCAGTCCGCGGCTTTGCAGAACGCATGAACGGGGCCATTGTGCAGGTTTATCTATCATCATTGCGTGTTATTCCAGGTGAGCCGGAAAAGGATCATAGTTCTATGCCTGCTTGCGGTGCTCGCGGGGGCCGTTACAACAGGCGGGGCGGCCTTTGCGTACATTTCCGTGTCGGGGGAGGAGCTCAAGGCCGATGTCAGGGAATGGCTTATCGATAACGACCCGAACAAGATGACCCAAAATGAAAAGATGGTCGAGCTCAAGGATAAACATTACAGCTATCTGGCGGGCTTCATCGAGATGGTGCGGGTCATTATCGGCGGGGAGTTTAGTGAGGACGATGTCCGGGGGATGATGTACTATGTTATTCACGAGACCATAAAGGATGAAAAGATGAAACTTCTCAAGGCGACGGCGCAGGAGAACGGATGGGGTGGATAGTTACAGCTGTTTAGAGGGGAGAATCAGCCGCTGTCCCCCTTGGATATCTGGTGGATGATACAGGACAGGATCCTCAATGCGGCAGCAAAAGAGGCGCCGGCAGATTACGGCCCCCTGTATGTGTACACGGTGTAGAGTGGAGGTCAGGGAGGCCCCATGGGTGTCGAAAAGGAGGCCATCAGCGTTACAATACTGAATGGCGAGACCGGGCCGAACCTGCTCACTTTGAGCGCCACGAGGTGCTGCCCGGCGAGCACTTCATAATGTTTCTTGGCGCGGGCGGCGCCTGTGAGATCAGGGATCTCCCTGACTTTGGCGTGATCGCGCCAGGTGCCGGGCTCTGCCATGTCGGGGACAGCATTGCAAGCATCTTGGAAGGCGAGTCGCTTCCAGCGGACGACCTGAGGGATGGCCGAGCTTGCAGGCAAGCCCCGGACCGAGATACCTGCCTAGTGCCTGCACTCCCCTTTGAGCTGGCCTCATTAGACGCCTGTATAGTGTGCCGTGCACCGCACCCAAATCCGGAAGCCGCCCCCATGAATAGAAATTTAAGAAATAGCATCCGGGGGGTTGCATGGAGCGGTACATGGTCCACCTGGTGAATACGCAGTACTCGCCAAAGGAATCGCGGCATATAGTGCACAAGGCAAGGGATCTGTGCGACGGCCTTGGCGCCTCGATAAGGGTGGTCCGGGTGGCCACAGGATTCATAGAGCTTGACGTCTCCGTCGCGCCAAGCCTGCTTGACGAGCTAATAGGAAGGCTGCGGCCCATAGGCGGCCTCGACAACATACGCCACGTCACCGAGGAAGAAGAGATCACAAAAGACGAGGGCATAGTGGAGGGCATATCCTACTTTAACGGCGAGAGGTTCTGGGAGGCCCACGAGGCCTGGGAGGGCGCCTGGAAAAAATGCAGCGGCGACGAAAAGTCGCTCGTCCAGGGGATAATACTGGTGGCCGTCGCATTTGCCCACTCGCAAAAGAACGACGATGACATAGGGATAAACATGTTCGGCAGGGCGCTCGAAAAGATGGGCGAGTTTGCGGGCATCTACCACAACATAGACGTGGGCCGCATAAGATCCAAGATAACCGCCATGATGGACGAGCGCCGCATGGAACTCTTCAGGATCTGATTCTATTCAGTGCCGCATCCAGCACGTCTGCGCCCGCGAGCCTGCCCATCATGCCGCTGCGCGCCTGCGCCTCTGTAAACCTGACAGTCCCGTCGGGCGGCGCGAGCGCCCCCGAGACCAGCAGGGGTACGGGGTCGTCGCTGTGCCCCTTGCTTATGCACGGCGTGGAGTGGTCTGCAGATATGACGACTGCCGTCTCATCCCGGCTGATGGCCCCGAGCAGCGGCCCAAAAAACCTGCCGTCTATATCCTCTATGCTGCTGGTCTTGCCTGCCGCATCCCCGTCGTGCCCAAACTCGTCGGGCCCCTTTAGGTGCACGTACACGGAGCCGTCTGCGCCGGCAGCAGCTGCCGCCTTTTGCTCATAGTCGCATGTCCCGCCCGCCTCGAGCACCTCCATGCCCAGCACCTCTGATATGCCGAGCTCGACGGGCATATCGGCTATGCAGGAGAATCCGAGCGAGTACTTTTTCTCTATCGGCTCGACGACCGGCCGCCTGCTGCCAGCGTCGCGGAGCAGTATGCAGCTGATCTTCTTTGCGCCGGCTGCCGCGCGGCGCTCGTTGGTGCCGCTATCCCCCAGTATCTTTACCGCCTGCTCGCTGAACTCGTTGACAAGCTCGGCTGCTGTTTGCGCGCGCGGGTCGTCGTCGAGCGCGCGGCACCTGTCTATCCTCATGGGGCCCGACGCATCTTTGGCCACGCCCATCCCCCTGAGCCTCTCGTACGCGGGGTCCGTATTCGTTATGCTCCCCGACAGGCCGCCTTCGGACCTTATGCGGACCGTAACCCTGTGCCCCACGCTCGGTATGACCGAGACTGACGCGCCGCTCTTTGAGAACCGCACGCCCTCCTCGAGCTCGCGGGAGACTGCCTCGGCGTCAGGCCTGCCTACGTTTCTGCCCGCCCTCCTGTCGGTTATCTCCCCGGAGCCGCCAAGCGTTGCAAAGTTGCCCCGCAGCGCAAGATCCCCGTCTTTAAAGTCGGCACCCGTCCCTATCGCCTCTATGACGCCCCTGCCGGGATACTCGTCGCCGAACCTGTACCCGAGCATGTTGAATACGGCTATGTCAGATTCCGGGGCTATCCCCTCGCCCACCGAGATGACCTCGCCCATGGCGCCCCGGACGGCAAGCCTGTCCATGTTTGGCGTCGATGCGGCCTCGAGGGGCGTCTTGCCGCCAAGGTCCGGATGCGGCAGGTCCCCCACGCCGTCAAGCAGCACATACACCATGCGGGCTTCGGTCATCCGGATCCCGCGGGCCGCCTGTACTGCTTTAAACCTTGGCGCCGCTGATCGATCCCGCAGCACATGAAAAACGTTTTAACGCGCTTTGTACGTGGCACCCACATGGGCGTCATGAGAAAGGACTATGTCTCGGAGCGTTACATGATCGTCACCGGAAAGGAGGCCAAAGAATCGGATGCCAAAAAATCCCTCTATTCGCCCGGCAACGAATCCAAGACAAAGCCGTCGGTCCTATCGCTGGTGGCAAAGGACGGCATGCTGCAGAGGCTCCAGGATTCCGAGGACCAGTACGTAAAGGACTGGTCGATACGGGTATTCGAGAGCAGCAACCCCGCCGTCACCACCGAGCAGAACAACACGTACAGCGACCGGCCGCACTATTCAGAGCCCGCGTACGGCTACCACTATATCGTGGTTGCATCCCCCAACCAAAAGGACACATTCTCTACAATAGACGTAGACCAGTGGTCCAACATACTGATGGTGGTCCAGGACCGCCTCAAGTGGCTGTACACAAAAAAGGGCGTCACATATGTCTCAATATATGCAAACTGGGGCGAGGCAGCAGGCGCGGCCACCTCGCACCCGCACATGAACATAGTCACATTCTCGACAATACCGCCGGTGGTCGACGCAGAAGTGGATGCATCCCACCGGATCCTCAACGAAAAGGGCGTCTGCCCCATGTGCCAGACCGTGGCAGCCGAGCTCGACGGGCCGAGGCAGGTCCTGCAGACAAAGGGCTTTGTGGCGTTCTGCCCGTGGGCCCCTGCGTACCCGTACGAGTTCTGGATCTGCCCGAGAAAGCACAATACGTTTTTCTCAAAGATAAGCCAGAAAGAGCTTACCGACCTTGCCCTGATGCTGCGCACCACCCTGGGCGGGCTGGCAAAGACCGCCAAGGACCCCGCCTTCAACCTGGTGTTCCACCTGTCCCCGGAGCGCAAGAACAGCAGGCAGATTCACTGGCACATCGAGGTGTACCCCGTGACCGCCCCCCGGTCGGGCCTCGAGCGCGGCTACGGGATATACCTGAGCAGCATATCGCCCGAGGATGCGGCAGGCAGGCTGGGGCCTGCGTGCAGAAAGGAGCTAGCAGGCCTCGTGGGCATACTGTAACCCGGCGCGGGGGGCATGAATGGTATTTATTTTGGGGCCGCGGCGTCTGCTGCATGGCCATAGAAAAGTACATCGCGGCTGCATCGCTTGGCCTGTTTATCATGTTTGTAGGCGAGATCATCACAATATTCTATTACATGCAGACCGCCCCGGGCGAGTTTATCATCTTTGTGCTCGAGCCCGACCCCAAGATACTCCAGTTCATATCGATAGGGGCGGCGCCGGCGATCATAATGGCTGGCGTCTCGTTCCTGCTGACGCGCCGCTACGGCTCAAGGCTGATAGGATCGCTCATCATAGCAGGCGGCGCGGTGATGTTCGGCGGGATGGTAGTCGCCCACTCGATGGCGGGCGGCATACACCCGGAATACGAGGGCAACTTTGTGCCGATAATCACGCCGCTCTTCATGGCCGTGTCCGTGCCCATAATGGTGATTGGCGCGATGCTGCTCCGGCGCAAGCAGCGCAGGAGAAAAAAAGAGTACGTCTAGTGGTCGAACCTCATGGCGTTGGCGCCGCGCCTAAAGCCCAGCCCCTCGTAGAACGGCAGCAGAGAATCCTCGCAGTCAAGTATTGTCTTGTAGCAGCCCGCCTTTTTTGCACATTCGAGCGCCTCCCGGACCAGCAATTTTCCTATGCCCTTTCCCTGCATGCCGCGCGCGACTGCCACATCCTCTATGTGGCCGGCGATGCCTCCTCCGTGTATGAACTTGGGCTCGATGAGCAGAGTGGTGGCGCCAACTATGCGGCCCCCGTATTCCGCCACGAGCACTATGTGATCGGGGTTTGCAGATATCCTTGATAGGATATCTTTTGCCTTTTCCGGGCCCATGCCGCTAGCCTCCCTGAGGCTGTCAAGTGATTCCAAAAAGCCCGCCGCAAGATCTTCGGTGCTGAGCCGCCGCACCGTCGCCCCGCCGCTCAGATCTTGCCCAGCCTCTCTACAAAGCTCTGGTACGCCCTTGAATAGGATTCCTTGTCGCCTATGTCCATGAATCCCTTCTTTGTGGGGTAGCTGCCCACCGGCAGGCCCTTTGACATTGCCCTGCGGACCACGTCATCCATGCCGTATGATTTGCCGCGCGGTATGAGGTCCATCACGCCGGGCTCCATGATGTAGCACCCCATGTTTATCATTGCCTTGATCTCCGGCTTTTCATCCCAGCTTGCCACCTTGCCGCCCCTTCCGGTCTTTATCACCCCGTAGGGCAGAGTGGTAGAGTACTCGTAGAGGCCCATGGTTATAAACGACCTTTTGCGCCGGTGCTGCGCCGCCATCGCCCTCAGGCTGAACCCGAACACAGAATCGCCGTACAAACAGGCAAAGGTGCCGTCGACAAGGTCGGCCGCGGTCCTGAGCTGGCCTGCAGTCGCCAGCGGCCTCTCGGATACTGCATACTCTATGCTAACGCCGAACCTGCTGCCGTCCTCGAAATAGTCCTGTATGGCCTTTCTCATGTAGCTTACGCAGAGCACGACAGACTTTGTGCCGTTTTTTCGGGCCCACTCTATGAGCAGCTCCAGCAGCGGCCTGTCGCCTAGCGGGAGCATCGGCTTTGGAAGGAACATCGTATACGGGTGCAGCCTCGTCCCGAGGCCGCCCGCCAGAATGACCGCCTTCACGGCGATCCCGGGCGCCGCGGGGTATTTAATTTGAGCATGCGGCCCCTATTCCAGCTTGAAAAAATCCCACAAAAAGGGGTGTATTGCACGACCCCCTAGGTATATCCGCAGGCCCCCATACAGCACGGTGTTGACCGTGATATACGTGCCCGTCAGGCCCTGCAGGAGCACCGCAGACCCCGACCGGGAC
Coding sequences within it:
- a CDS encoding conserved hypothetical protein (COG1547), which gives rise to MNTQYSPKESRHIVHKARDLCDGLGASIRVVRVATGFIELDVSVAPSLLDELIGRLRPIGGLDNIRHVTEEEEITKDEGIVEGISYFNGERFWEAHEAWEGAWKKCSGDEKSLVQGIILVAVAFAHSQKNDDDIGINMFGRALEKMGEFAGIYHNIDVGRIRSKITAMMDERRMELFRI
- a CDS encoding ribosomal protein S27AE (COG1998), with amino-acid sequence MADKKEGGVHRFYKIEDGKTVKLRHICSRCGKGFFMAQHKDRRSCGKCGLTEFNQ
- a CDS encoding translation elongation factor P (EF-P)/translation initiation factor 5A (COG0231), which gives rise to MAGDPGDGKRKVNYSTKGRIGMSKPSELGSLKIGSYILLPVGDQATGEPCRISEYDTSKPGKHGAAKARIVGVGVFDGQKRPHVGPVSMQVHVPLIDKRTGQVISIIGETIQIMDSETFETVDIVMIDEEVQGRIENGQNVEYWLVMDKTKIMRIKN
- a CDS encoding signal recognition particle GTPase (COG0541); this encodes MDVRLVKEIAGRLEERCVGEVPPPGLSRKDHIVKILYDELAKLLGGESEFSFKPGRTNKVLMLGIQGSGKSTITAKLAKLLTRQGYKTGVVGADTYRPGALVQLRTMCERSNVEVYGEEGESDAPAVVRRGLRHFGDSCDVILVDTAGRHKEEGELLDEMKRIGKAAEPDLALLVIDGTIGNRCYAQAEAFHKTVPVGGIVVTKLDSSAKGGGAIAASAATGSSVMYIGTGERIDDIEQFSSTRFVGRLLGMGDVRAVLELAKRLEDGDQDRLKRISSGKMTMDDFYQQLGEVAGAGSLQGLLENMPGFSGSVQTGKIEQLEGRIERWRYIIQSMTQAEKADPDLLNASRIKRIARGSGWPEHDVKELRKGYNNSKGMIKASKGRQMQGMLRRMGLG
- a CDS encoding DnaJ-class molecular chaperone (COG0484); the encoded protein is MKHCILLQDPRDGPAGCMFLSCGISGVVLDPHKARRILGVGDDAGFDEIKAAYRRQALEKHPDRSGDGSLFQEINEAYSILREEQRNPRPASRPAARQGPAAGSARNWGPPPGQDGPPEQDWSKHTRDIEEENPDFWKEYERNFWKDYENTINADGRNGEFEKAKEPKKQPDLHVEVEPSLCIGCQSCETIAPDVFRVDRDTNMNPKSRVINRKGAGLNKIMNAAETCPTKAIIVENKDTDERLYPL
- a CDS encoding diadenosine tetraphosphate hydrolase (COG0537), whose protein sequence is MRDADCVFCKIASGELPARIISETGNTIAFMDAFPVARGHSLVIPKGHYERMQEIPESENADLFEVVRRVVARVDEMGGSTLVALHNGRGSGQEVPHAHVHLIPRSEGDGAGPVHSMFGGAIQLGTDETFEIYDRLKG
- a CDS encoding ATPase of the PP-loop superfamily (COG2102), whose protein sequence is MRLAALFSGGKDSAYSAYRAIQEGHTVACLVSAAPVSPDSMLFHAPNTHITGLQAISMGIPRICARSGPSDADSEEKLLAESLLFARDEYRIQGVVHGGLSSAFQKRHFEGACGSAGLEAVAPLWGLEPGQYMRSLVDDGFRFIITAVSAGGLGARWLGREIGRREIDELGRISARHGLGLAFEGGEAETLVVDCPLFSREIRILRSRGSWDGCRGIFEIEAAGLSRHARRPQDQPPVGNKKDSQLAGGRRKADTRAGARRPEGADTL
- a CDS encoding pseudouridylate synthase (COG1258); protein product: MRPERGYVLCDPCLGRLFGSGNILHCEKRGRIIRGKGRDRPSECHICKGLCPSLEESCGPSLWGAAAYEFETFVVGVRLKSSMAERDDEVRSRCRLAGAAALRAYVAAMLSSYLGAMTGASVDHGAPELSITADLRDNTAEFHPRPVVLSGRYTKSVRGLSQKGAPCGGCAGEGCTSCGMLGVDTGGSVEGVISGHACGTYSARRASFTWVGGEDQESLVGGRGRPFVAQLVQPHRRGLVHPATVRLGGVVLHGLREVRSMPQLPVRFRSKVRLAVSAKGEISDDTLGRLADLGGSTLAVYEGRRRVERAIHSASHSRTGPGSFELHMEVDGGVPFKRFVSGETVFPNLSDLLGTVCSCGGFDFEEITVERGGHPGARGGTRRRPRKGPARPAGGRDRPRKT